In the Candidatus Methanoperedens sp. genome, one interval contains:
- a CDS encoding nucleotidyltransferase domain-containing protein translates to MQKRAKLISVLTDVLKQKFNQDLLAVVLFGSIVKGNFTNTSDIDVLVVCETLIKDWRAHDKMTLELTEDIELKYATSIHMALVSKDEISHAIDSVAPLMLEIYEANEIIYEKDNFFTQLLNSFGKNLKSLHATKIEKGVWKIPGLAVIESG, encoded by the coding sequence ATGCAAAAGCGCGCTAAACTCATCTCAGTATTGACAGACGTACTAAAACAAAAGTTCAACCAAGACCTCTTAGCCGTCGTATTATTCGGCTCCATCGTCAAAGGCAACTTTACAAACACCTCCGACATAGATGTCCTTGTAGTCTGCGAAACTCTCATAAAAGACTGGCGAGCGCACGATAAAATGACTCTGGAACTTACAGAAGACATAGAATTAAAATACGCTACTTCAATTCATATGGCTCTTGTAAGCAAGGATGAAATTTCACATGCAATAGATTCAGTTGCTCCATTAATGCTTGAAATTTACGAAGCTAATGAGATAATTTACGAAAAAGATAACTTCTTTACGCAATTATTGAACAGTTTTGGAAAAAATCTCAAAAGCCTGCATGCTACCAAAATAGAAAAGGGTGTCTGGAAAATTCCAGGTCTGGCTGTGATAGAAAGTGGCTGA
- a CDS encoding Era-like GTP-binding protein: MGIIKRLGLNFTWFKKLFKKRKARIGIYGPPNAGKTTLANRIVRDWTGDAMGSVSHIPHETRRARRREGVTIECNGSSVTLDIIDTPGLATKIDFHDFMAFGLSEEESKRRAKEATEGVIEAVKWLDDLDGVILVMDATEDPYTQVNVVVIGNMEARKLPLLIAANKIDLPNSSPARIHSAFPQHPLVPISALEGQNIELLYQQIAEHFG; this comes from the coding sequence ATGGGCATAATAAAAAGGCTGGGGCTGAATTTTACCTGGTTTAAAAAATTATTCAAGAAAAGGAAGGCGAGAATCGGAATATACGGTCCTCCCAACGCCGGGAAAACCACGCTTGCAAACAGGATTGTGAGGGACTGGACTGGCGATGCCATGGGCTCGGTATCACATATCCCGCATGAAACGAGAAGGGCAAGAAGGCGGGAAGGCGTTACCATTGAATGCAACGGTTCGTCTGTGACGCTTGACATCATAGATACCCCCGGGCTTGCTACCAAGATTGATTTTCACGATTTTATGGCGTTCGGTCTTAGCGAGGAGGAATCCAAAAGACGTGCTAAAGAAGCCACCGAAGGGGTGATTGAAGCCGTCAAATGGCTCGATGACCTCGATGGCGTGATACTCGTGATGGACGCTACGGAAGACCCGTACACGCAGGTGAATGTGGTCGTAATAGGCAACATGGAGGCGCGGAAACTACCGCTTTTGATAGCTGCCAACAAGATTGACCTCCCCAACTCCTCCCCGGCAAGGATTCACAGCGCCTTCCCGCAGCATCCCCTTGTGCCCATATCCGCTCTTGAGGGACAGAACATAGAGCTGCTGTATCAACAGATTGCAGAACACTTCGGGTGA
- the purF gene encoding amidophosphoribosyltransferase yields the protein MHEECGIVGVSFKDEAHAALSIYYALYALQHRGQESAGITVHDGTNVQTLKGMGLVPDVFNKADIQKLKGYVGIGHVRYSTTGGSKIENCQPLLVSFKSGTIAIAHNGNLVNSKELRNELEKEGRIFLSDSDTEVIAHLLVKELMHNELPDAVRDMMKKLVGSYSLAILVDNRLVIVRDPLGVKPLCLGKIDDGFVVASESVAIDILNGEFIRDVVPGEMLIFSNGTYESHELVKSKNCAHCVFEYIYFARPDSVIDGQLVYDVRLRIGKALFEEHPVKADIVSPVPDSGITYAIGFSKKSGIDYMEGLMKNRYIGRTFIMPGQDMRETAVRLKLNTIKPNIEGKSIVLVDDSIVRGTTSRRIINLIRKAGTREVHMRVASPPIISPCYLGIDMATRDELVAAHKAVKGVEALINADSLGYLSIEGLVKSIGIPMDDLCVGCLSGIYPVEIPGERCSRRQLKLSEFDEPVKKEQISLVHQI from the coding sequence ATGCATGAAGAATGCGGCATAGTGGGCGTCTCTTTTAAAGATGAAGCACATGCCGCGCTGTCAATCTATTATGCACTTTATGCCCTCCAGCACAGAGGACAGGAATCCGCTGGCATAACAGTCCATGACGGCACCAATGTACAGACTTTAAAAGGCATGGGGCTCGTGCCTGATGTTTTTAACAAGGCGGATATACAGAAACTAAAAGGCTATGTGGGTATAGGGCATGTGCGTTATTCCACCACCGGGGGTTCGAAGATCGAGAACTGCCAGCCACTGCTCGTGAGTTTCAAAAGCGGCACTATAGCAATTGCGCATAACGGTAATCTTGTAAATTCAAAAGAACTGAGGAATGAGCTTGAAAAGGAAGGAAGAATATTCCTCTCGGATTCCGATACCGAGGTCATTGCGCATCTTCTGGTTAAAGAACTCATGCACAACGAGCTTCCCGATGCTGTCAGGGATATGATGAAAAAACTTGTCGGGTCTTATTCGCTCGCCATTCTGGTGGACAACAGGCTTGTCATCGTACGCGACCCGCTTGGAGTAAAGCCGCTGTGCCTTGGAAAAATAGATGATGGTTTTGTGGTGGCTTCCGAGAGCGTGGCAATCGATATCCTGAATGGCGAGTTCATCCGCGACGTAGTTCCAGGGGAGATGCTGATTTTCTCCAACGGGACATACGAAAGCCACGAGCTTGTTAAATCAAAGAATTGCGCCCACTGCGTTTTCGAATACATCTATTTTGCACGGCCTGATTCTGTCATCGACGGGCAGCTTGTGTATGATGTGAGGCTTCGTATAGGCAAAGCGCTTTTTGAAGAACATCCGGTTAAGGCAGACATCGTTTCCCCGGTGCCAGACTCCGGAATCACCTATGCAATTGGTTTCTCAAAGAAGTCAGGCATAGATTATATGGAAGGACTGATGAAGAACCGCTACATCGGAAGGACTTTCATCATGCCTGGTCAGGATATGAGAGAGACTGCTGTGCGGCTGAAGCTCAATACCATAAAACCAAATATCGAAGGGAAAAGCATTGTGCTTGTCGATGACAGCATAGTCCGCGGCACAACTTCTCGAAGAATAATAAATTTAATCCGAAAAGCCGGGACAAGAGAAGTGCACATGAGGGTAGCAAGCCCGCCCATTATCTCGCCGTGCTATCTTGGAATCGACATGGCTACGCGTGATGAACTTGTGGCTGCGCATAAAGCCGTAAAAGGGGTGGAGGCTCTAATTAACGCCGACTCCCTGGGATATTTAAGTATCGAGGGTCTTGTGAAATCAATAGGAATTCCCATGGATGACCTATGCGTGGGATGTTTGAGCGGTATTTATCCTGTTGAAATTCCGGGTGAGCGCTGCTCCAGGAGGCAGTTGAAGCTGTCGGAGTTTGATGAACCCGTGAAAAAAGAACAGATATCCTTGGTTCATCAGATTTAA
- a CDS encoding LSm family protein: MGNRPLDILNNALNKSVLIRLKGSREFRGELQGYDIHMNIVLANAEEIIESGTRKLGTAVVRGDNIVFISP; the protein is encoded by the coding sequence ATGGGAAACAGACCCCTCGACATTCTAAATAATGCATTGAATAAATCAGTACTGATTCGGTTAAAAGGCTCGCGGGAATTCAGAGGCGAGTTACAGGGCTACGACATACATATGAATATCGTGCTTGCAAATGCCGAGGAAATAATAGAGAGCGGAACACGGAAACTCGGAACAGCAGTGGTCCGAGGGGATAATATAGTATTCATTTCTCCATAA
- a CDS encoding 50S ribosomal protein L37e, with product MSKGTPSMGKRQHKTHVKCRRCGSVSFNTHTKMCASCGFGKTARMRSYKWQEKCGY from the coding sequence ATGTCAAAAGGTACGCCTTCAATGGGTAAGCGGCAGCATAAGACCCATGTAAAATGCAGAAGATGCGGAAGCGTTTCATTCAATACCCATACAAAAATGTGCGCATCATGCGGATTCGGTAAGACAGCACGCATGAGATCGTACAAATGGCAAGAAAAATGCGGTTATTAA